A single genomic interval of Helicoverpa zea isolate HzStark_Cry1AcR chromosome 19, ilHelZeax1.1, whole genome shotgun sequence harbors:
- the LOC124639635 gene encoding uncharacterized protein LOC124639635: MGISLSVKMELLELVRVLVAVIVPMVGGQVEKPQSLKVGAEICNRLTKEPYFETDMVLGRPWRIYYSWNIKLDDKCMDMTFRNATPQIINRVWHDMNEYLESQPYWDAATLLVTMGRAKHEMLLFADQGAAGRFIGVPNVVRDGNISPARSAVPLLKFHMKLLFGGKYLLMTDCQIGVTTMSARTKETPYRAEIGGVAANLNFGDGYPACMADLNKGEQIGTK, translated from the exons TGTCAAGATGGAACTCTTGGAGCTAGTTCGCGTTCTTGTCGCGGTCATTGTGCCAATGGTCGGAGGTCAGGTGGAAAAGCCACAAAGTCTGAAGGTCGGTGCCGAGATATGCAACAGGCTGACCAAGGAACCGTACTTCGAGACAGATATGGTGTTAGGACGGCCATGGAGGATCTATTACAGTTGGAACATCAAGTTAGACGATAAGTGCATGGATATGACATTCAGGAACGCGACACCACAG ATCATCAACAGGGTCTGGCATGACATGAACGAGTACCTAGAGAGCCAGCCGTACTGGGACGCAGCAACGCTGCTGGTGACGATGGGTCGCGCTAAGCATGAGATGCTCCTATTCGCAGACCAGGGAGCTGCCGGGAGGTTCATCGGAGTACCGAATGTTGTTCGAGACGGGa ATATATCACCGGCGAGGAGTGCAGTTCCCCTTCTAAAGTTCCACATGAAGCTACTATTTGGAGGCAAATACCTGCTGATGACTGACTGCCAAATAGGAGTGACCACGATGTCAGCTCGTACCAAGGAGACTCCATATCGAGCGGAGATTGGTGGAGTAGCTGCTAACCTCAACTTCGGAGACGGTTATCCCGCCTGCATGGCAGATTTGAACAAAGGAGAACAGATTGGtactaaataa